The following proteins are co-located in the Zonotrichia albicollis isolate bZonAlb1 chromosome 1, bZonAlb1.hap1, whole genome shotgun sequence genome:
- the COLEC12 gene encoding collectin-12 isoform X1 — translation MKDDFAEEEEVQSFGYKRFGIQEGSQCTKCKNNWALKFSIILLYILCALLTITVAILGYKVVEKMDNVTGGLETSHRRYTEKLTEVESDLKKLDDQTGQKALNTNTELSSFRSDILALRQQLHDIAEKTSRNKDTLEKLQESGNVLDDRQNQMKSALDSNTFTIISVNKTLQAYTGYINNLQQDTSNMQATLQSQEHSHSVVIMSLNNLNLTQIQQRNLISVLQKSMEDTSSAILRIKNDFQNLQQVVLQARKDTDWLKEKVHNLQALAANNSAMAKANNDTLEDMNSQLSSFSGQMENITTIAQANEQSLKDLQEQHKGDENRTAARFTNLEERFQVFETDIVNIINNVSYTAHNLRTLMSNLNEVRTTCTDTLSKHSDELIFMNSTLANIRIDSASLKVQQDLMRSRLDVEVANLSVIMEEMKLVDSKHGQLIKNFTILQGPPGPRGPKGDRGPPGPLGPAGLKGQKGEKGEPGPPGPAGEKGPPGPAGPPGEKGGKGSRGSPGSKGQRGSPGKTGLPGPNGDPGPPGPPGKDGPPGPQGPPGFQGLQGTVGSPGLPGPRGITGLPGVPGLPGPKGPPGPPGPPGPGMPMALQSQPTPVPEANGCSPRWKNYTEKCYYFSTEREVFEDAKLFCEEKASRLVIINDKEEQQWIKRQIIGKGSFWIGLTDTEKENEWRWLDGSLPVYTNWKPGQPDNWDHNHGPGEDCAGLIYAGLWNDFHCEDANNFICEKDMDKGQILGV, via the exons GTATTCAGGAGGGGAGCCAATGTACCAAGTGTAAAAATAACTGGGCACTGAAGTTCTCCATCATCTTACTATACATTTTGTGTGCCCTGTTAACAATCACAGTAGCCATTCTGGGATACAAAG TTGTAGAAAAAATGGACAATGTGACAGGTGGCCTGGAAACATCCCACAGAAGATACACAGAAAAGCTCACAGAAGTGGAGAGTGATCTGAAGAAATTAG ATGACCAAACTGGACAAAAAGCCTTGAATACTAACACTGAACTGTCCAGCTTCAGATCTGACATTCTGGCTCTTCGTCAGCAACTTCATGATATTGCAGAGAAAACTAGCAGAAACAAAGACACACTGGAGAAGCTGCAAGAGTCTGGAAATGTGTTAGATGATAGGCAGAACCAAATGAAAAGTGCCTTAGATAGTAACACTTTCACAATCATCAGTGTCAATAAGACACTTCAGGCATATACTGGCTATATCAACAATCTCCAACAAGACACAAGTAATATGCAAGCAACCCTGCAAAGCCAAGAGCATTCTCACAGTGTGGTCATCATGAGCCTTAACAACTTAAACCTGACTCAAATACAGCAAAGAAATCTTATCAGTGTCTTACAGAAGTCAATGGAAGATACAAGCTCGGCTATTCTAAGAATCAAGAATGACTTTCAAAATCTGCAGCAGGTTGTCCTTCAGGCTcggaaggacactgactggcttAAGGAGAAAGTGCACAATTTACAGGCCTTGGCTGCCAACAACTCAGCAATGGCAAAAGCCAACAATGATACACTTGAAGACATGAACAGTCAGCTCAGCTCCTTCAGTGGGCAAATGGAGAACATCACCACAATTGCCCAAGCCAATGAACAAAGTCTAAAGGATCTCCAGGAACAGCATAAAGGAGATGAAAACAGAACTGCTGCCAGATTCACCAATCTAGAAGAAAGGTTCCAGGTCTTTGAGACTGATATAGTCAATATCATCAACAACGTCAGCTACACAGCTCATAACCTACGGACACTGATGAGCAATCTCAATGAGGTCAGGACAACTTGTACGGACACCTTAAGTAAACACTCGGACGAGCTGATTTTTATGAACAGCACACTAGCCAATATTCGCATAGACTCTGCATCTCTCAAGGTGCAACAGGATTTGATGAGGTCAAGATTAGATGTTGAAGTCGCCAATTTGTCAGTAATCATGGAAGAAATGAAGCTGGTGGATTCCAAACATGGCCAGCTCATCAAGAACTTCACTATCCTACAAG GCCCTCCTGGTCCAAGGGGACCTAAAGGTGACAGAGGCCCTCCCGGTCCTCTTGGCCCCGCTGGCCTAAAAGGacaaaaaggagagaaaggagagccTGGACCACCAGGACCTGCAGGTGAGAAGGGCCCACCTGGGCCAGCCGGGCcaccaggagaaaaaggagggaaaggtTCAAGAGGATCGCCTGGCTCCAAAGGTCAGAGAGGTTCTCCTGGGAAGACCGGTCTGCCTGGACCAAATGGAGacccagggccaccagggccaccaggcaAGGATGGTCCACCAGGGCCCCAAGGCCCACCTGGATTTCAAGGCCTGCAAGGAACGGTGGGAAGCCCAGGGTTACCAGGACCACGAGGAATAACTGGGCTCCCTGGGGTCCCTGGGCTGCCTGGTCCGAAGGGCCCGCCTGGCCCACCGGGGCCGCCAGGCCCAGGGATGCCAATGGCGCTACAGAGCCAGCCTACGCCCGTGCCCGAGGCTAATG GTTGTTCTCCCCGTTGGAAGAACTATACGGAAAAGTGCTACTACTTTTCAACTGAAAGAGAAGTTTTTGAAGATGCAAAATTATTCTGTGAAGAGAAAGCATCACGCTTGGTTATCATCAATGACAAAGAGGAGCAG CAATGGATAAAAAGGCAGATTATTGGGAAAGGCAGCTTCTGGATTGGACTAACAGatacagagaaggaaaatgaatGGAGATGGTTGGATGGATCTTTACCAGTTTACAC AAACTGGAAACCTGGGCAGCCTGATAACTGGGATCACAATCACGGGCCAGGGGAAGATTGTGCTGGGTTGATCTATGCTGGGCTCTGGAATGACTTCCACTGTGAAGATGCTAACAATTTCATCTGTGAAAAAGACATGGACAAAG
- the COLEC12 gene encoding collectin-12 isoform X2 — MKDDFAEEEEVQSFGYKRFGMPQCSLKGGSAASWLKADGIQEGSQCTKCKNNWALKFSIILLYILCALLTITVAILGYKVVEKMDNVTGGLETSHRRYTEKLTEVESDLKKLDDQTGQKALNTNTELSSFRSDILALRQQLHDIAEKTSRNKDTLEKLQESGNVLDDRQNQMKSALDSNTFTIISVNKTLQAYTGYINNLQQDTSNMQATLQSQEHSHSVVIMSLNNLNLTQIQQRNLISVLQKSMEDTSSAILRIKNDFQNLQQVVLQARKDTDWLKEKVHNLQALAANNSAMAKANNDTLEDMNSQLSSFSGQMENITTIAQANEQSLKDLQEQHKGDENRTAARFTNLEERFQVFETDIVNIINNVSYTAHNLRTLMSNLNEVRTTCTDTLSKHSDELIFMNSTLANIRIDSASLKVQQDLMRSRLDVEVANLSVIMEEMKLVDSKHGQLIKNFTILQGPPGPRGPKGDRGPPGPLGPAGLKGQKGEKGEPGPPGPAGEKGPPGPAGPPGEKGGKGSRGSPGSKGQRGSPGKTGLPGPNGDPGPPGPPGKDGPPGPQGPPGFQGLQGTVGSPGLPGPRGITGLPGVPGLPGPKGPPGPPGPPGPGMPMALQSQPTPVPEANGCSPRWKNYTEKCYYFSTEREVFEDAKLFCEEKASRLVIINDKEEQQWIKRQIIGKGSFWIGLTDTEKENEWRWLDGSLPVYTNWKPGQPDNWDHNHGPGEDCAGLIYAGLWNDFHCEDANNFICEKDMDKGQILGV, encoded by the exons GTATTCAGGAGGGGAGCCAATGTACCAAGTGTAAAAATAACTGGGCACTGAAGTTCTCCATCATCTTACTATACATTTTGTGTGCCCTGTTAACAATCACAGTAGCCATTCTGGGATACAAAG TTGTAGAAAAAATGGACAATGTGACAGGTGGCCTGGAAACATCCCACAGAAGATACACAGAAAAGCTCACAGAAGTGGAGAGTGATCTGAAGAAATTAG ATGACCAAACTGGACAAAAAGCCTTGAATACTAACACTGAACTGTCCAGCTTCAGATCTGACATTCTGGCTCTTCGTCAGCAACTTCATGATATTGCAGAGAAAACTAGCAGAAACAAAGACACACTGGAGAAGCTGCAAGAGTCTGGAAATGTGTTAGATGATAGGCAGAACCAAATGAAAAGTGCCTTAGATAGTAACACTTTCACAATCATCAGTGTCAATAAGACACTTCAGGCATATACTGGCTATATCAACAATCTCCAACAAGACACAAGTAATATGCAAGCAACCCTGCAAAGCCAAGAGCATTCTCACAGTGTGGTCATCATGAGCCTTAACAACTTAAACCTGACTCAAATACAGCAAAGAAATCTTATCAGTGTCTTACAGAAGTCAATGGAAGATACAAGCTCGGCTATTCTAAGAATCAAGAATGACTTTCAAAATCTGCAGCAGGTTGTCCTTCAGGCTcggaaggacactgactggcttAAGGAGAAAGTGCACAATTTACAGGCCTTGGCTGCCAACAACTCAGCAATGGCAAAAGCCAACAATGATACACTTGAAGACATGAACAGTCAGCTCAGCTCCTTCAGTGGGCAAATGGAGAACATCACCACAATTGCCCAAGCCAATGAACAAAGTCTAAAGGATCTCCAGGAACAGCATAAAGGAGATGAAAACAGAACTGCTGCCAGATTCACCAATCTAGAAGAAAGGTTCCAGGTCTTTGAGACTGATATAGTCAATATCATCAACAACGTCAGCTACACAGCTCATAACCTACGGACACTGATGAGCAATCTCAATGAGGTCAGGACAACTTGTACGGACACCTTAAGTAAACACTCGGACGAGCTGATTTTTATGAACAGCACACTAGCCAATATTCGCATAGACTCTGCATCTCTCAAGGTGCAACAGGATTTGATGAGGTCAAGATTAGATGTTGAAGTCGCCAATTTGTCAGTAATCATGGAAGAAATGAAGCTGGTGGATTCCAAACATGGCCAGCTCATCAAGAACTTCACTATCCTACAAG GCCCTCCTGGTCCAAGGGGACCTAAAGGTGACAGAGGCCCTCCCGGTCCTCTTGGCCCCGCTGGCCTAAAAGGacaaaaaggagagaaaggagagccTGGACCACCAGGACCTGCAGGTGAGAAGGGCCCACCTGGGCCAGCCGGGCcaccaggagaaaaaggagggaaaggtTCAAGAGGATCGCCTGGCTCCAAAGGTCAGAGAGGTTCTCCTGGGAAGACCGGTCTGCCTGGACCAAATGGAGacccagggccaccagggccaccaggcaAGGATGGTCCACCAGGGCCCCAAGGCCCACCTGGATTTCAAGGCCTGCAAGGAACGGTGGGAAGCCCAGGGTTACCAGGACCACGAGGAATAACTGGGCTCCCTGGGGTCCCTGGGCTGCCTGGTCCGAAGGGCCCGCCTGGCCCACCGGGGCCGCCAGGCCCAGGGATGCCAATGGCGCTACAGAGCCAGCCTACGCCCGTGCCCGAGGCTAATG GTTGTTCTCCCCGTTGGAAGAACTATACGGAAAAGTGCTACTACTTTTCAACTGAAAGAGAAGTTTTTGAAGATGCAAAATTATTCTGTGAAGAGAAAGCATCACGCTTGGTTATCATCAATGACAAAGAGGAGCAG CAATGGATAAAAAGGCAGATTATTGGGAAAGGCAGCTTCTGGATTGGACTAACAGatacagagaaggaaaatgaatGGAGATGGTTGGATGGATCTTTACCAGTTTACAC AAACTGGAAACCTGGGCAGCCTGATAACTGGGATCACAATCACGGGCCAGGGGAAGATTGTGCTGGGTTGATCTATGCTGGGCTCTGGAATGACTTCCACTGTGAAGATGCTAACAATTTCATCTGTGAAAAAGACATGGACAAAG